In Candidatus Babeliales bacterium, the following are encoded in one genomic region:
- a CDS encoding DUF5674 family protein, whose amino-acid sequence MVLVDKKISVQELAKMSGKMFERLVKAVVDIERGIMVVDADYHSEEECFLLEHGSRQEHLWGINIHPSKIGHEAFIEFDSMINIRPVQGNRGRGVYNSEIQEKIKNIVNTLVVI is encoded by the coding sequence ATGGTCTTAGTGGATAAAAAGATTTCAGTTCAAGAGCTGGCAAAAATGTCAGGAAAAATGTTTGAGAGGTTGGTGAAAGCAGTCGTTGACATTGAACGTGGAATTATGGTGGTTGATGCAGACTATCATTCTGAAGAAGAATGTTTTTTGCTTGAACATGGATCTCGGCAAGAACATCTTTGGGGTATCAACATTCACCCGAGCAAAATTGGGCATGAAGCATTTATTGAATTTGATTCAATGATTAATATACGTCCAGTTCAGGGAAATAGAGGGCGGGGTGTGTATAATTCTGAAATTCAGGAAAAAATAAAAAATATTGTAAATACATTGGTGGTAATATGA